The sequence GCACCTGAAGACCGAAACCGTGACGACGGTCTTTCTCGACCGCGCCATCGGACTGCTCGGGCTGGTGCTGATCGCCGGCGTCTCCATCCTGTTGACGCACGACCGGCAGAAATTCGGCCAGGTCATGGCGTCGCTCGCCGTCCTCTGCGCCGTGCTGGCGGCCGGCTCGATCGTCGTCTTCAGCCGCCGGATGCGCGAGTTGTTCCACCTCCGCCAGATCGCCGAGCACCTGCCGATGGGCGAGCAGCTGCTGCGCGTCGGGCGGGCCACGGTCGCGATGCGCCAGCACAAGCCGCTCGTCCTGCTGTCGCTCTTCATGACGCTCGTGCTCCAGGCGAACGTCATGATCTGCGCGGTCGTCATGGCGCGGGCGCTGGGTATGCACGGCGACGCGTCCTACTACTTCATCTACGTCTCCATCGGCTTCCTGATTGCGGCCATTCCCATCGCGCCGCCGCAGGCCTTCGGCGTCATGGAGGCGTTCTATGTGCAGTTCTTCACGCAAGGGGGCCTCGCGAATGATCCGGCCCAGGCCGTCGCCCTGGCGCTAGCCATGCGCCTGATCCAGCTCGTCTGGGCTCTCCCGGGTGTCCTGGTCCCGATCCTCGGCGCGCACCTGCCGGGGAAGGCCGAACTGGCGCACCTCGGCGCGGA comes from Phycisphaerae bacterium and encodes:
- a CDS encoding flippase-like domain-containing protein; translation: MKKAALRWLLPFLRYGLCAVAIVYLVRCVDWHDHVRLSAPDAHGKPVFVRLVAQEGDEQFLVIRNGREETLPAEQIFFAEIGARRLPEIRLGIASVVRDANKLGALWAILLFLPVSLVQCSRLVVMLAIQGVRISFWTSTKLTFVGNFFNFALPGTTGGDLIKAYYLTRYTHLKTETVTTVFLDRAIGLLGLVLIAGVSILLTHDRQKFGQVMASLAVLCAVLAAGSIVVFSRRMRELFHLRQIAEHLPMGEQLLRVGRATVAMRQHKPLVLLSLFMTLVLQANVMICAVVMARALGMHGDASYYFIYVSIGFLIAAIPIAPPQAFGVMEAFYVQFFTQGGLANDPAQAVALALAMRLIQLVWALPGVLVPILGAHLPGKAELAHLGAEAQASLGAADSTAQPAASTAATPE